CTTCCGGGGACGGTCGTCGGGGCCGTCGGCTGGGCGGCGCTGCAAGTGCTCTTCCAGCAGTACGTCTCCCTGAGCGGCGGCGGTGGCAATCTCATCGCGAGCATCCTCCTGTTGGTCACCTGGCTGTATTTCAGCGGCGTCGTCCTGCTTCTCGGTGCGACGGTCAACGCGGTCGCCCGCGACCGCGCCGAAACGGGAGCGGAGGCGCGGGTAGTCGACACCGAGATGACCCGCGGCGAGGCGGCGACCTATCTCCGGCGGCTTCGCGAGGACCTCACCGCTCGATTCGAGGGGATGCGACCGACGAGTGAGGGGGCCGTCGCCGAACGCAACTCGCCGAGCGGCGCTATCTCCGTCACCGAGTGGGCGCGAGAAACCGACGAGGGCACGACTCACGAGGTCCGGTTGGAGTGGGACGCAGACGGCGACAGCGAGGAGTGACGCCGAACCGACCGAACCCTATTCGACGATCTCGTCGATCAGTTCGCTGGCGCTCCGCCGGACCGCCTCGTCGCTCTCGATCGCCGGCTCCCAGCCGAGGTCGGCGAGCCGTTCGATGGAGAGGCGCATCTTCGGCACGTCCCCGGTCCAGCCGCGGTCGCCGCCGGTGTACGCGTAGTCGGGGTCGACGCCCATCTCGTCGGCGACGATGTCGGCGATGTCGGTGACCGACGTGGTCGTCCGCGTCCCGAGGTTGAAGACGTTCAGGTCCTCGTCCGCGTTGTCGACGACGTACTGGATCGCGTCGACGCACTCCGAGACGTGCATGTACGACTTCTCCTGCCGGCCGTCGCCGAGGATCTCCAGCTCGCTCGGGTCGGCGTCGAGCTTCTGGATGAAGTCGGGGATCACGTTGCCGCGCTGGTGCGGCCCGACGATGTTCGCGAAGCGGAACACCCACGACCGCACCCCGTACGAGTGAGCGTGCGTCGAGATCAGCGCCTCGTCGGCGAGCTTCGAGGAGCCGTAGATGGAGATGGGCTCCAGGGGGCCGTGGTCCTCGGGCGTCGGGCGAGGCGCCTCGCCGTACACCGTCGAGGAGGAGGTGAAGGCGAGCCGGTCGACGCCGACCTCGTGCATGCGTTCCAAGACGTTGTACGTCATCGCCGTGTTCGCCTCGAACAGCTCCCGGTCGTCGTCGTAGTTCGTGTCGGTGTACGCGGCGAAGTGGAAGACGATATCGAGATCGTCGGTGACCGCCTCGGCGACGTCGGTGGGGTCGGTGAGGTCGGCCTCAACGAAGTCGGCGCCGTCGGGGACGCGGTCGCGGTCGCCCTTCGAGAGGTCGTCGGCGACGCGGACCGACGCGCCGCGGTCGAGGAGCCGGGCGGCGAGGTGGCTCCCGACGAGCCCCGCGCCGCCGGTGACGAGTGCGGTCGAATCGTCGAGCATACGGGCCGGTCGGCTCACGTCGGTAAGTACGCATCGGTCGGTCTCGCCGTTCCCGCGGTCCGCGTCGCTCTCAGAGCCCCTCTCTGCCGCCCTCCTGCGCGAGGATGACGACCATCGAGAGCCCGGAGATGACGAGCAGGATCAGCGTCGGGACGACCGCGTACTGGTACAGCGCCGTCTCCTGCGCGCGCCAGATCTGCGTGACGATCGTCTCGAACCCGGACGGGCGTAAGATCAGCGTGACGGGGAGCTCCTTCATCGTCGTGAGGAAGACGAGGGCGGCGCCGGCGACGATCCCCGACCGC
Above is a window of Halorubrum depositum DNA encoding:
- a CDS encoding NAD-dependent epimerase/dehydratase family protein, whose amino-acid sequence is MLDDSTALVTGGAGLVGSHLAARLLDRGASVRVADDLSKGDRDRVPDGADFVEADLTDPTDVAEAVTDDLDIVFHFAAYTDTNYDDDRELFEANTAMTYNVLERMHEVGVDRLAFTSSSTVYGEAPRPTPEDHGPLEPISIYGSSKLADEALISTHAHSYGVRSWVFRFANIVGPHQRGNVIPDFIQKLDADPSELEILGDGRQEKSYMHVSECVDAIQYVVDNADEDLNVFNLGTRTTTSVTDIADIVADEMGVDPDYAYTGGDRGWTGDVPKMRLSIERLADLGWEPAIESDEAVRRSASELIDEIVE